The following proteins are co-located in the Pyxicephalus adspersus chromosome Z, UCB_Pads_2.0, whole genome shotgun sequence genome:
- the LOC140343967 gene encoding putative lipid scramblase CLPTM1, with translation MASPGGETQASINGSVGTEAAVAPDQQNPNQQQQQQQPPPPNAWQVIKGVLFRIFIIWAISSWFRRGSTPQDQVTTPGAPRPPSRNLFPRDTLMDLHVFLSEKEHFTEFNSTAALFWEQKDLVYGDWSSGENGDGCYEQYSEINVPEDFYHMGHQQLVSQRLNTPGPSHNPRGSSTSKPQSFS, from the exons gccaGTATCAATGGCTCTGTCGGAACTGAAGCAGCTGTTGCCCCTGACCAACAGAATCCaaaccagcagcagcaacaacagcagccTCCTCCCCCCAATGCATGGCAGGTGATTAAAGGTGTTCTCTTCAG GATTTTTATCATATGGGCCATCAGCAGCTGGTTTCGCAGAGGCTCAACACCCCAGGACCAAGTCACAACCCCCGGGGCTCCTCGACCTCCAAGCCGCAATCTTTTTCCTAGAGACACTTTaatg GACCTCCATGTGTTCTTGTCAGAGAAAGAACACTTCACAGAGTTTAACTCCACTGCTGCCCTTTTCTGGGAGCAGAAGGACTTGGTCTATGGAGATTGGAGCAGTGGTGAAAATGGCGATGGCTGCTACGAGCAGTACTCAGAAATCAACGTTCCAGAG GATTTTTATCATATGGGCCATCAGCAGCTGGTTTCGCAGAGGCTCAACACCCCAGGACCAAGTCACAACCCCCGGGGCTCCTCGACCTCCAAGCCGCAATCTTTTTCCTAG
- the CLPTM1 gene encoding putative lipid scramblase CLPTM1, whose protein sequence is MDLHVFLSEKEHFTEFNSTAALFWEQKDLVYGDWSSGENGDGCYEQYSEINVPEGVQNNGSYYIHVYLTKSGFHPDPSQKTLYRRLSTVHTSRMLNKFKRKRFLKTKNLLTGETEADPEVIKRAEDFGPIEIISHWHPNITINIVDDHTPWVQGSVPPPLDQYVKFDAVSGDYYPILYFNDYWNLQKDYTPINSSVTTLPLRVSFCPLSLWRWQLYAAQNSRSPWNFLGEDLYEQSDEEQDSVKVALLETNPYLLALTITVSIIHSIFEFLAFKNDIQFWNSRQSLEGLSVRSVIFGVFQSMVVLLYILDNETNFVVQVSVGIGLLIDFWKITKVMDVRLDREQKVAGIFPKIILKDKSTYVESSTKVYDDMAFRYLSWILFPLLGCYAVYSLLYLEHKGWYSWVLGMLYGFLLTFGFITMTPQLFINYKLKSVAHLPWRMLTYKALNTFIDDLFAFVIKMPMMYRIGCLRDDVVFFIYLYQRWIYRVDPTRLNEFGTSGETPVSQPALDGPAILPSSPEDTSQPKPAEDKKKD, encoded by the exons atg GACCTCCATGTGTTCTTGTCAGAGAAAGAACACTTCACAGAGTTTAACTCCACTGCTGCCCTTTTCTGGGAGCAGAAGGACTTGGTCTATGGAGATTGGAGCAGTGGTGAAAATGGCGATGGCTGCTACGAGCAGTACTCAGAAATCAACGTTCCAGAG GGAGTACAGAACAATGGCTCTTACTACATTCATGTTTATCTGACCAAGAGTGGCTTCCACCCAGACCCCAGCCAGAAGACTCTGTATCGAAGACTATCTACTGTTCATACATCACGGA TGCTCAATAAATTCAAACGCAAACGCTTCCTCAAAACCAAAAATCTTTTGACTGGAGAAACGGAGGCCGATCCAGAGGTGATCAAG AGGGCTGAAGATTTTGGACCCATTGAAATAATCTCTCACTGGCATCCAAATATAACCATAAACATTGTTGATGATCACACTCCATGGGTACAAGGAAGTGTCCCCCCACCTCTTGACCAAT aTGTGAAGTTTGATGCTGTCAGTGGTGACTACTACCCTATCCTATATTTTAATGACTACTGGAATCTACAGAAAGATTACACCCCAATTAACTCTAGCGTAACCACATTACCATTACGGGTTTCATTCTGTCCTCTGTCCTTGTGGAGGTGGCAGCTCTATGCAGCTCAAAACTCTCGTAGCCCCTGGAATTTTCTGGGAGAAGACCTGTATGAGCAATCTGATGAAGAGCAAGACTCTGTTAAG GTGGCTCTTCTGGAGACCAACCCATACCTTCTGGCTCTCACAATAACAGTCTCCATTATACACAGCATCTTTGAGTTTCTGGCTTTTAAGAATG ATATCCAGTTCTGGAACAGTCGGCAGTCTTTGGAGGGTCTGTCTGTTCGATCTGTCATCTTTGGTGTCTTTCAGTCTATGGTTGTTCTGCTTTATATCTTGGACAATGAGACCAACTTTGTGGTGCAGGTCAGCGTTGGCATTGGTCTGCTTATTGATTTTTGGAAGATCACCAAGGTCATGGATGTCAGG CTGGACAGAGAGCAAAAGGTGGCTGGAATCTTCCCCAAGATTATACTAAAGGACAAGTCCACATATGTAGAATCTTCTACAAAGGTCTATGATGAT ATGGCATTCCGGTACCTGTCCTGGATCCTCTTCCCATTGTTGGGATGCTATGCAGTATACAGTCTGCTGTACCTAGAGCACAAGGGATGGTATTCTTGGGTACTCGGCATGCTGTATGGCTTCCTCCTCACATTTG GGTTTATCACAATGACTCCCCAGTTGTTCATTAACTACAAGCTGAAGTCAGTAGCCCACCTCCCATGGAGGATGTTAACATACAAAGCGCTGAATACTTTCATCGATGATCTCTTTGCTTTCGTCATCAAGATGCCTATGATGTACAGGATCGGGTGTCTAAGAGATG aTGTTGTTTTCTTCATCTATTTGTACCAGCGCTGGATCTATAGAGTGGATCCTACGAGATTGAATGAGTTTGGGACCAGTGGCGAGACACCTGTTTCCCAACCAGCCCTGGATGGGCCAGCTATCCTTCCCTCCTCCCCTGAAGACACATCTCAACCTAAACCAGCAGAAGACAAAAAGAAAGACTGA